A part of Gramella sp. MAR_2010_147 genomic DNA contains:
- the dnaJ gene encoding molecular chaperone DnaJ, with translation MKEDYYEILGLSKDASAAEIKKAYRKKALKYHPDKNPGDTEAEEMFKKSAEAYEVLGNQEKRAKYDRFGHQAFEGGGFGGGGGMNMDDIFSQFGDIFGGGFGGGGFSGFGGFGGGQRRAKGSNLRIRVSLNLEEIANGCEKKIKVKRKVQASGTTYKTCNTCNGSGQVTRVTNTILGRMQTASPCTTCGGSGQMIDKKPEGSDAHGLVMQEETVSIKIPAGVEDGMQLKVSGKGNDAPGNGIPGDLLVAIEEKEHPTLQREGDNLHYDLYISYSEAVLGSSREIDTVTGKVRIKIEEGVQSGKILRLRGKGISSINGYGKGDLLVHVNVWTPKTLSREQKEFFERMADDENFQPNPEKSDKSFFEKVKDMFS, from the coding sequence ATGAAAGAAGATTATTACGAAATATTAGGCTTAAGTAAAGACGCTTCGGCGGCTGAAATTAAAAAAGCATATAGAAAAAAAGCTTTAAAATATCACCCGGATAAAAATCCTGGTGATACGGAGGCTGAAGAAATGTTTAAGAAATCAGCTGAAGCATATGAAGTTTTAGGAAATCAGGAAAAAAGAGCTAAATACGATCGTTTTGGACACCAGGCCTTTGAAGGTGGTGGCTTTGGTGGCGGAGGTGGTATGAATATGGATGACATATTCAGCCAGTTCGGTGATATTTTCGGTGGTGGTTTTGGCGGCGGTGGATTCTCTGGTTTTGGAGGGTTTGGTGGCGGCCAGCGCCGGGCTAAAGGAAGTAATCTTAGAATTCGGGTAAGTCTTAATCTTGAGGAGATCGCTAATGGTTGTGAGAAAAAGATCAAAGTTAAGCGTAAAGTTCAGGCCTCTGGAACTACCTACAAAACCTGTAATACCTGTAATGGATCAGGACAGGTAACACGTGTGACCAACACGATTCTTGGTAGAATGCAAACAGCTTCTCCATGTACTACCTGTGGTGGAAGCGGGCAAATGATAGATAAGAAACCTGAAGGTTCAGATGCGCATGGACTTGTGATGCAGGAGGAAACAGTTTCTATTAAAATTCCTGCAGGAGTTGAAGACGGAATGCAGTTAAAGGTCTCTGGAAAAGGAAATGATGCTCCAGGAAACGGAATTCCGGGTGATCTGCTGGTTGCTATAGAGGAGAAAGAACATCCCACATTGCAGAGAGAAGGTGATAATTTGCATTATGATCTTTATATAAGTTATTCAGAAGCAGTCCTGGGTTCGTCCAGGGAAATTGATACCGTTACCGGAAAAGTTCGTATCAAGATTGAAGAAGGTGTTCAGTCAGGTAAAATATTGAGACTTAGAGGTAAAGGGATTAGTAGTATAAATGGTTATGGAAAAGGTGATCTTTTGGTACATGTAAATGTATGGACCCCAAAAACGCTTTCCAGAGAACAAAAGGAATTTTTTGAGAGAATGGCTGATGATGAGAACTTCCAGCCAAATCCTGAAAAAAGCGATAAATCCTTCTTTGAAAAAGTTAAAGATATGTTTTCTTAA
- a CDS encoding nucleotide exchange factor GrpE, translating into MSRKEDKIKEDNKKVKDQVEEVIDDAIEEVGENGENHDEQPEVKEDELTEEELLKEDVQKEKDKFLRLFAEFENYKRRTSKERLELFKTANQEVMTAMLPIMDDFDRALNELKKAGDENLLKGIELIHNKLKETLKAKGLERMEVEHGSDFDSEIHEAITQIPAPSDDLKGKIVDVVEPGYKLGERIIRYPKVVTGK; encoded by the coding sequence ATGAGCCGAAAAGAAGATAAAATCAAAGAAGATAATAAAAAGGTGAAAGACCAGGTTGAAGAGGTAATTGACGATGCCATTGAAGAGGTTGGGGAAAATGGAGAAAACCATGACGAACAGCCCGAAGTAAAAGAAGATGAGCTTACAGAAGAAGAGCTTTTGAAAGAAGATGTGCAGAAAGAAAAGGATAAATTCTTAAGACTTTTTGCAGAATTTGAAAACTATAAGAGACGTACTTCAAAAGAAAGGCTTGAATTATTCAAGACTGCCAATCAGGAGGTGATGACTGCCATGCTACCAATTATGGATGATTTTGACAGGGCTTTAAATGAGCTGAAGAAAGCCGGGGACGAAAATCTTCTGAAAGGAATTGAATTGATCCATAATAAACTTAAAGAAACCCTTAAAGCAAAGGGTCTTGAACGTATGGAAGTGGAGCACGGATCAGATTTTGATTCAGAAATTCACGAGGCTATTACTCAAATTCCAGCACCATCAGATGATCTTAAAGGCAAGATTGTTGATGTAGTAGAGCCAGGATACAAACTTGGGGAAAGAATTATTAGATACCCAAAAGTAGTAACCGGAAAATAA
- a CDS encoding YceI family protein, with protein sequence MKRIFLNAFVIAGLGLAVTGCKNNNKEADMAETKEVATAEAESMEFTVDTASSVIEWKGEKPTGTHTGTIKVANGSFMANDSVVESGTFVINMNSIEVTDLEGDQKSNLEAHLKGTVEGKEGDFFNVNEFPEAIFEVTGISEEEGQPMLQGNLTIKEETKNISFPVNISNDGEMMEITSEEFTIDRTKWNVNYGSKSVFDGLGDKFINDDVTLKINLKAKKA encoded by the coding sequence ATGAAAAGAATTTTTTTAAATGCATTTGTAATCGCAGGTCTTGGACTAGCCGTTACCGGATGTAAGAACAATAATAAAGAAGCTGATATGGCAGAAACTAAAGAAGTTGCTACTGCCGAAGCTGAATCAATGGAATTTACAGTAGACACAGCTTCTTCTGTGATCGAATGGAAAGGTGAAAAACCAACAGGAACACATACTGGTACTATTAAGGTTGCAAATGGTTCTTTCATGGCAAACGATAGTGTTGTAGAAAGCGGGACTTTCGTGATAAACATGAATTCTATTGAAGTTACAGATCTTGAAGGTGACCAGAAGTCTAATCTTGAAGCACACTTAAAAGGAACTGTTGAAGGTAAGGAAGGTGATTTCTTTAACGTTAATGAATTCCCGGAAGCTATTTTTGAAGTTACAGGAATTTCTGAAGAAGAAGGTCAGCCAATGTTACAAGGTAACCTTACGATCAAAGAAGAAACCAAAAACATTTCTTTTCCTGTAAACATTTCTAATGATGGTGAAATGATGGAAATTACCAGTGAAGAGTTTACTATTGATCGTACAAAATGGAATGTGAACTATGGTTCAAAATCTGTTTTTGATGGTCTTGGTGACAAATTTATCAATGATGATGTTACCTTGAAGATAAACCTTAAAGCTAAAAAAGCTTAG
- a CDS encoding TIGR01777 family oxidoreductase → MRVLITGATGLIGSKLCSLCREEGIKINYLTTSKSKIENQDDYQGFYWDPKNDVIEGGCFKDVHTVVHLAGASIAEPWSNSYKKTIIKSRTRTAALLHKKLSENSHEVENFISASAIGIYPSSLEKLYFEDETAVADNFIGEVVKKWEASADDFETIGLDVAKIRVGLVLAQDGGMLEKIKKPISLNMGAALGSGKQWQSWIHINDLAEIFLFAIKNNLTGVYNAVAPNPVTNKELTKNLASQMGKSVWLPNVPTFALKTLLGEMSQIVLSSQLVSSKKIESAGYNFTYNNLSRALGDLT, encoded by the coding sequence ATGCGGGTATTAATTACAGGTGCAACAGGATTGATTGGCTCTAAACTTTGTAGTTTGTGCCGTGAGGAGGGAATAAAAATTAACTACCTAACAACTAGTAAGTCCAAGATCGAAAACCAGGATGATTATCAGGGATTTTACTGGGACCCGAAAAATGATGTAATAGAAGGCGGCTGTTTTAAAGATGTTCATACAGTGGTACATCTTGCCGGAGCCAGTATAGCCGAACCATGGTCTAATTCATACAAAAAGACGATAATAAAAAGCAGGACAAGAACAGCTGCTTTACTCCATAAAAAGCTTAGCGAAAATTCCCATGAGGTTGAAAACTTTATTTCGGCCAGTGCTATAGGGATCTATCCAAGTTCTCTTGAGAAATTATATTTTGAAGATGAAACCGCAGTAGCAGATAACTTTATTGGAGAAGTGGTTAAAAAATGGGAAGCATCTGCAGATGATTTTGAAACTATTGGATTAGATGTTGCCAAGATTCGTGTAGGTTTAGTACTTGCACAGGATGGCGGGATGCTTGAGAAAATAAAAAAACCTATTTCACTTAACATGGGAGCTGCTCTGGGTAGTGGTAAACAATGGCAATCGTGGATCCATATAAATGATCTGGCAGAAATTTTTCTTTTTGCCATTAAAAATAACCTGACAGGAGTATATAATGCAGTAGCACCAAATCCTGTTACCAATAAAGAACTTACTAAAAACCTGGCAAGCCAGATGGGAAAATCAGTTTGGTTGCCAAATGTTCCCACTTTCGCATTAAAAACATTGTTGGGTGAAATGTCGCAGATCGTGCTTTCAAGTCAATTAGTCAGTAGTAAGAAAATTGAGAGTGCCGGGTATAACTTTACCTATAATAATCTTTCACGAGCACTGGGTGATCTCACCTAA
- the mnmD gene encoding tRNA (5-methylaminomethyl-2-thiouridine)(34)-methyltransferase MnmD, which produces MERKIIKTDDGSVTIHLPEWNEQYHSKHGAVQEARHVFLKMGLHYFLETNVIKDLSILEIGFGTGLNAFLTLLESDKLNLKINYTGVEAYPLPADEVKMLNYPEASQAEDKKDIFLKLHECNWEKKCMISDDFYLTKMNKKFDEIDDARLYDLIYFDAFGARVQPELWTEEIFSLMYRALKRNGTLVTYAAKGSVRRAMIASGFEVQKLPGPPGKREMLRAVKNKD; this is translated from the coding sequence TTGGAGAGGAAGATCATAAAAACCGACGATGGATCGGTTACCATACATTTACCAGAATGGAATGAACAATATCATTCTAAACATGGCGCAGTTCAGGAAGCCAGGCACGTTTTTCTTAAAATGGGGCTTCATTATTTTCTGGAAACAAATGTTATTAAAGATCTCTCGATTCTGGAAATAGGCTTTGGGACAGGTCTCAATGCTTTTTTAACCTTATTAGAGTCTGATAAACTTAATTTAAAGATCAACTATACTGGAGTAGAGGCATATCCTCTTCCGGCAGATGAGGTAAAAATGCTGAATTATCCCGAAGCTTCTCAGGCTGAAGATAAAAAGGATATTTTTTTGAAATTACATGAATGTAACTGGGAAAAGAAATGCATGATTTCTGATGACTTTTACCTGACCAAGATGAATAAAAAATTTGATGAGATTGATGATGCCAGACTTTACGATCTTATTTATTTTGATGCCTTTGGCGCAAGAGTTCAACCAGAATTATGGACAGAGGAGATCTTCAGTCTAATGTACCGGGCATTGAAAAGAAATGGGACTTTGGTTACTTACGCGGCAAAAGGTAGTGTAAGAAGAGCAATGATCGCATCAGGTTTTGAGGTTCAAAAACTTCCAGGGCCTCCTGGCAAACGCGAGATGTTAAGAGCTGTTAAAAATAAGGATTAA
- a CDS encoding DUF4920 domain-containing protein: MRYNILIVIIFFGIASCKDADSSREEVFTEVQKTQETFKSFGEKIAPENALSDEEMKLKFETLEPGDTISAKFRTTVNSVCKMKGCWMTLNLPDFEEDPMVKFKDYGFFVPKDIESKEVIVQGIAFIEETSIEDQKHFAEDAGKSSEEIESITQTKKTPGFLANGVLLKQ; encoded by the coding sequence ATGAGATATAATATTCTAATTGTAATAATTTTCTTCGGTATTGCCTCTTGTAAAGATGCTGATTCGAGCAGAGAAGAAGTTTTCACTGAGGTACAGAAAACGCAGGAAACGTTTAAAAGTTTTGGGGAGAAAATTGCACCGGAAAATGCTCTTAGCGATGAAGAAATGAAGCTAAAGTTTGAAACGTTAGAACCCGGGGACACCATTTCAGCTAAATTTCGAACCACGGTTAACAGTGTATGTAAGATGAAAGGTTGTTGGATGACGCTGAATTTACCTGATTTTGAAGAAGATCCCATGGTGAAGTTTAAAGATTATGGCTTCTTCGTGCCAAAAGATATCGAGAGCAAAGAAGTGATCGTCCAGGGCATTGCATTTATTGAAGAAACTTCTATTGAAGATCAAAAGCATTTCGCGGAAGATGCTGGTAAAAGTAGTGAGGAGATCGAGAGCATAACCCAGACGAAAAAAACTCCAGGCTTTCTTGCCAATGGCGTGCTTTTAAAACAATAA
- a CDS encoding branched-chain amino acid aminotransferase, which translates to MKNLTSMIDIQRAPKSKLSETNFDNLVFGRVFSDHMMECDYKNDKWQTPVIKPYGPLSLDPSARVFHYGQAVFEGMKAYKDDNDKIWLFRPDQNFERINKSSKRLAIPEFPKEYFFEALEELLKIDKDWIKKGFGNSLYLRPFVIATEAGVSASAANEYKFMIICSPAQAYYSGEVRVKFSEKFSRAADGGVGFAKAAGNYGAQFYPTNLAKEEGFQQIIWTDANTHDYLEEAGTMNIFFRIGDKLVTAPTNDRILDGVTRKSVLTLAEEYNIDTEVRRVSVKEIVEAAEKGELKEMFGSGTATVINPIVGFGYKEQKFELPKLEDSYAKFFKDKLMKIQYNEAEDKFGWRYEVK; encoded by the coding sequence ATGAAAAATCTAACATCAATGATAGACATCCAAAGAGCTCCCAAATCTAAACTAAGTGAAACTAATTTTGACAATCTGGTTTTCGGGCGCGTCTTTTCAGATCATATGATGGAGTGCGACTATAAAAATGATAAATGGCAAACACCCGTTATTAAGCCATACGGGCCACTTTCGTTAGATCCTTCTGCACGGGTTTTTCATTATGGACAGGCAGTATTTGAAGGTATGAAGGCGTATAAGGATGATAATGATAAAATCTGGCTTTTTAGACCTGATCAAAATTTTGAACGAATCAATAAATCCAGTAAGCGTCTTGCAATTCCCGAATTTCCAAAAGAGTATTTTTTCGAAGCTCTGGAAGAATTATTAAAAATTGATAAGGATTGGATCAAAAAAGGTTTTGGAAACAGTCTTTACCTAAGACCGTTTGTTATTGCTACAGAGGCCGGTGTATCTGCATCTGCAGCAAATGAGTATAAGTTCATGATCATTTGTTCTCCTGCACAGGCATATTATAGTGGTGAAGTGAGAGTTAAGTTTTCAGAAAAATTTAGCCGTGCAGCAGACGGTGGTGTAGGTTTTGCCAAAGCAGCAGGTAACTACGGTGCACAATTTTACCCAACAAATCTTGCTAAAGAAGAAGGTTTCCAGCAGATCATCTGGACAGATGCGAATACCCACGATTATTTAGAGGAAGCTGGAACAATGAATATCTTTTTTAGGATTGGAGATAAACTTGTAACTGCTCCTACCAATGATAGAATTCTTGACGGTGTAACAAGAAAGAGTGTTTTAACACTGGCTGAGGAGTATAATATAGATACCGAAGTTAGAAGGGTTAGCGTTAAAGAAATTGTTGAAGCGGCAGAAAAAGGTGAGCTAAAAGAAATGTTTGGTTCTGGAACAGCGACAGTAATAAATCCTATTGTTGGATTTGGTTATAAAGAACAAAAATTTGAGCTCCCTAAACTGGAAGATTCTTATGCAAAATTCTTTAAAGATAAATTAATGAAGATCCAGTATAATGAAGCTGAAGACAAATTTGGCTGGAGGTACGAGGTAAAATAA
- a CDS encoding Gmad2 immunoglobulin-like domain-containing protein codes for MRYFIIFLIVLSCISCKNNTSKEAETDNSDNKESSDAPSGSIETYNNEEWGFSLKFPKEFILLESELPGKSPVINLYLKNNNFNPPFAIHEDPENAYIAVLPQGFGVDAPNGGHISFENTSETVNLSSDLKLDNSKAYVLESGESWAYFLRFKDPPENWKEYGGVFVHFPIQNFEAKCVDKAGNQKDLENCDPMGEDKIKYYGKVETDIKSRMINILEFFQFQSNYQKPISDLIKIEKPLPNMDVTSPLTTKGKARGYWFFEANAPIEIQDKDYNTLAESYIKAEGKWMTEDFVDFSGKIEFESLDDERGYLVFKRANPSAKKENDRIYRLPIIFPPEK; via the coding sequence ATGCGATACTTTATCATATTCTTAATCGTCTTAAGTTGTATTTCCTGCAAGAATAATACGAGTAAAGAAGCTGAAACTGATAATTCAGATAATAAAGAATCTTCAGATGCTCCATCAGGTTCAATTGAAACCTATAATAATGAAGAATGGGGATTTTCTTTAAAATTTCCCAAAGAGTTTATTCTACTGGAATCAGAACTTCCCGGTAAATCACCAGTTATTAATCTCTATTTAAAAAATAATAATTTTAATCCACCATTTGCTATACATGAAGATCCTGAAAACGCCTATATAGCAGTCTTACCTCAAGGCTTTGGCGTGGATGCCCCAAACGGAGGTCATATATCTTTTGAAAATACAAGCGAAACTGTCAATTTAAGCTCAGATTTGAAGTTGGATAATAGTAAAGCCTATGTTTTAGAATCTGGAGAATCCTGGGCTTATTTCTTGAGATTTAAAGACCCACCTGAGAATTGGAAGGAATACGGTGGTGTCTTTGTCCATTTTCCCATTCAGAACTTCGAAGCGAAATGTGTGGATAAAGCGGGAAATCAAAAGGATTTAGAGAATTGTGATCCCATGGGGGAGGATAAAATTAAATATTATGGAAAAGTGGAGACAGACATAAAGTCCAGGATGATCAATATTTTAGAATTCTTTCAATTCCAGTCCAATTATCAAAAACCGATTTCAGATTTGATCAAAATTGAAAAGCCCTTACCAAATATGGATGTTACTTCACCCCTTACAACTAAAGGAAAGGCAAGAGGTTATTGGTTTTTTGAAGCAAATGCGCCCATAGAAATTCAGGATAAGGATTATAATACGCTGGCGGAATCTTATATCAAAGCAGAAGGAAAATGGATGACTGAAGATTTTGTTGATTTTTCGGGAAAAATCGAATTTGAATCTCTTGATGATGAACGTGGTTATCTTGTTTTTAAAAGAGCAAACCCTTCAGCTAAGAAAGAGAATGACAGAATTTATAGATTACCTATAATATTTCCTCCTGAAAAATAA
- a CDS encoding nucleoside triphosphate pyrophosphohydrolase family protein, whose translation MKKRIAAVKEFHSAFGLGIEEKPVASLGEAKNLLRFNLMKEENEEYLDAANNDDLAEVADALGDMLYILCGTIIEHGMQYKIEEIFEEIQSSNMSKLGADGKPIYREDGKVLKGPNYFKPNISKILNQ comes from the coding sequence ATGAAGAAAAGAATTGCTGCCGTAAAAGAGTTTCATTCGGCATTTGGACTGGGTATAGAAGAAAAGCCTGTTGCGAGTCTTGGAGAAGCTAAAAATCTGCTTCGTTTTAATTTAATGAAGGAAGAAAATGAGGAATATTTGGATGCGGCTAATAATGATGATCTAGCAGAAGTGGCAGATGCCCTGGGAGATATGTTGTATATTTTATGTGGAACGATTATAGAGCATGGGATGCAGTATAAAATTGAAGAGATTTTTGAAGAAATTCAATCCAGTAATATGAGCAAACTGGGTGCTGATGGAAAACCAATTTATAGGGAAGATGGGAAAGTGCTAAAAGGCCCAAATTATTTCAAACCCAATATCTCTAAAATATTGAATCAATAA
- a CDS encoding GyrI-like domain-containing protein translates to MKIFKYLLFLSLIFIIGASIYIATKDGKFQVERTLMMEAPREIIFNEVNDFTTWKNWEPWSQETDDMIINYGEKTTGEGASYSWQSEKMGDGKMRTINAKPHSSLQQELTFITPFGESTSEVYWEFEPQGDSTLVKWGMMGEQTFMEKAAFIFQDESLAEMMQPMFSKGLNNLQEEITVKMNSYTINIDGITQHGGGYYMYITTASKISQVSDRMEKMVTEVGNFMATNNIEQVGKPFILYNEWNEDQGTAIYSAAYFTPSEVVTTTESSILNGFMPNQRTLKTTLKGDYKNLKEAWDSSYAYLQKNGLKAAENAKAFEVYITGPKDNANPAEWITNIYIPLEQVIENRND, encoded by the coding sequence ATGAAAATCTTTAAGTATCTCTTATTTCTAAGCCTAATTTTTATAATTGGCGCCTCAATATACATTGCAACTAAAGATGGTAAATTTCAGGTGGAGCGAACTTTAATGATGGAAGCACCCCGGGAGATAATATTTAATGAAGTTAATGATTTTACTACCTGGAAAAATTGGGAACCATGGTCACAGGAAACAGACGACATGATTATAAATTATGGCGAAAAAACAACTGGCGAAGGTGCTTCCTATTCATGGCAAAGTGAAAAGATGGGAGATGGGAAAATGAGAACCATCAATGCTAAACCTCATAGCAGCCTGCAACAGGAACTCACTTTTATCACTCCATTTGGTGAATCTACCAGCGAAGTCTACTGGGAGTTTGAACCACAAGGTGACAGCACACTTGTAAAATGGGGAATGATGGGTGAGCAAACTTTTATGGAAAAAGCTGCATTCATTTTTCAAGATGAAAGCCTGGCTGAAATGATGCAACCAATGTTCAGCAAAGGACTAAATAATCTTCAGGAAGAGATCACTGTTAAAATGAACAGCTACACTATTAATATTGATGGCATAACACAACATGGCGGAGGCTATTATATGTATATCACTACTGCCAGCAAAATAAGTCAGGTAAGCGACCGAATGGAAAAAATGGTTACTGAGGTTGGCAATTTTATGGCTACAAACAATATTGAACAGGTGGGAAAACCATTCATTTTATATAATGAATGGAATGAAGACCAGGGTACTGCAATCTATTCAGCTGCTTATTTCACACCTAGCGAAGTGGTTACCACAACTGAAAGCAGTATCTTAAATGGATTCATGCCTAATCAAAGAACCTTAAAAACTACTCTTAAAGGAGATTATAAGAATCTTAAAGAAGCATGGGATTCTTCTTATGCCTATCTTCAGAAGAATGGTTTAAAGGCTGCTGAAAATGCCAAAGCCTTTGAAGTGTACATAACAGGCCCAAAGGACAATGCAAATCCCGCAGAATGGATTACCAATATATATATCCCTCTGGAACAGGTAATTGAAAATCGAAATGATTAA